One Mya arenaria isolate MELC-2E11 chromosome 5, ASM2691426v1 genomic window carries:
- the LOC128236051 gene encoding uncharacterized protein LOC128236051, producing the protein MTAAHRVRAKDAHVFLHSSTTKTKKCINYMRSRTLKQPQEDVLHIGRSACGMSFCPNIKNIAVGEGLPMTAAHRVRAKDPHVFLHSSTTKTKKCINYMRSRTLKQPQEDVLHIGRSACGMSFCPNIKIATPQEDVCLKRASWYGKGLLMPRQTTRDGYCVRSREIHQCHKNREQGVQRLRNCCYGRIEGHGPSNRACPAMLN; encoded by the exons ATGACTGCAGCACACAGAGTGAGAGCCAAGGACGCCCATGTTTTCCTCCACAGCTCCAccacaaagacaaaaaaatgcataaattatatGAGAAGTCGTACATTGAAGCAGCCACAAGAAGATGTATTACATATAGGACGTTCTGCATGTGGCATGAGCTTTTGTCCAAACATCAAG aatattgcTGTTGGGGAAGGACTGCCAATGACTGCAGCACACAGAGTGAGAGCCAAGGACCCCCATGTTTTCCTCCACAGCTCCAccacaaagacaaaaaaatgcataaattatatGAGAAGTCGTACATTGAAGCAGCCACAAGAAGATGTATTACACATAGGACGTTCTGCATGTGGCATGAGCTTTTGTCCAAACATCAAG ATCGCCACTCCCCAAGAGGATGTGTGTTTGAAACGTGCGAGTTGGTACGGAAAGGGGTTGCTGATGCCACGACAGACGACGAGAGATGGCTACTGCGTCAGATCTCGAGAGATACATCAATGTCACAAGAATAGAGAACAAG GTGTACAAAGACTGCGCAACTGCTGCTATGGACGAATTGAAGGCCACGGGCCGTCCAACAGAGCCTGTCCAGCCATGCTCAACTAA